In one window of Arachis ipaensis cultivar K30076 chromosome B06, Araip1.1, whole genome shotgun sequence DNA:
- the LOC107605678 gene encoding BRI1 kinase inhibitor 1, translating into MASFQQERNRVEEEVASSKLVSNSNQSCSSPPSNNTSSSSSPSHEFSFTISLNSHHHHHHHHHHHNSSFTNTNNNIFNSTKNNNNNIDLSPADEIFFHGHLLPLHLLSHLPQSPRSSSNSMDSFTLPIRELLEDENVNPIKENGTSNNIICNNNNNKEEDGDNKKNSRGNKLFKPSFSLFGLKKGPKGSSKVKEKEEKENHKKKRLNFDVIHDAMKKYLRMVQQPLVLFRRRSNSSRDKYRINGKSSYSYSSGNVTPNSNKDLFRGYWNQFSAPASMRTSPTNSGLLVPTPTTLHSSHGARDSTMEELQAAIQAAIAHCKNSIAKEEKKLKCSEIRSSLI; encoded by the coding sequence ATGGCATCTTTTCAACAAGAAAGgaatagagtagaagaagaagtagcaTCATCAAAGTTAGTATCAAATTCAAATCAAAGTTGTTCTTCTCCACCTTCAAATAATacttcatcatcttcatcaccATCTCATGAATTCTCCTTCACAATCTCTCTCAACtctcatcaccatcatcatcatcatcatcatcatcataatagtTCCTTCACCAACACCAACAACAACATATTCAATAGTACTaagaacaataacaacaatattGATTTATCTCCTGCTGATGAAATCTTCTTCCATGGTCACTTGCTCCCTCTTCATCTCCTCTCACACCTTCCTCAATCTCCTCGTTCTTCATCAAACTCCATGGACAGTTTCACCCTCCCCATAAGAGAGCTTCTAGAAGATGAAAACGTTAACCCCATCAAAGAAAATGGCACCAGCAACAACATCAtctgcaacaacaacaacaacaaagaagaagatggtgacaACAAGAAGAATAGTAGAGGTAACAAGCTATTCAAACCTTCTTTCTCTTTGTTTGGATTGAAAAAAGGGCCAAAAGGGTCatcaaaagttaaagaaaaagaggaaaaggaGAATCACAAGAAGaaaagattgaattttgatgtgatcCATGATGCAATGAAGAAGTACTTGAGAATGGTTCAACAACCATTAGTACTATTTAGAAGGAGAAGTAATAGTAGTAGAGACAAGTATAGGATCAATGGAAAGagttcttattcttattcttcaGGGAATGTTACACCAAATAGTAACAAAGATTTGTTCAGAGGTTATTGGAATCAATTCTCAGCACCAGCTTCAATGAGAACATCACCAACAAATAGTGGCCTTCTTGTTCCAACACCAACAACTCTTCATTCTTCTCATGGTGCTAGAGATAGCACCATGGAAGAGTTACAAGCTGCAATTCAAGCTGCAATTGCTCATTGCAAGAACTCAATtgcaaaagaagagaagaagctcAAATGTTCCGAGATTCGATCTAGTCTGATCTAG
- the LOC107605679 gene encoding probable protein phosphatase 2C 12, which produces MSGGTKGEHHQTVPLSVLLKRELASEKIEKPEIVSGQAGQSKKGEDFTLIKTECQRVVGDGVSTFSVFGLFDGHNGTAAAIYSKENLLNNVLSAVPPDLNRDEWVAALPRALVAGFVKTDKDFQDKGQKSGTTVTFVIIEGWVVTVASVGDSRCVLESGEGGLYYLSADHRLETNEEERVRITSSGGEVGRLNTGGGTEVGPLRCWPGGLCLSRSIGDMDIGEFIVPVPYVKQVKLSTAGGRLVICSDGVWDSLSAEAVLDSCRGMSAETAASHIVKDAVEAKGLRDDTTCIVVDILPHEKPPAPAPHRKKKGIMKSMFRKKSSESSSYNEKDYLEPDVVEELYEEGSAMLSERLDTKYPLCNMFKLFMCAVCQVEIKPGEGVSIFEGAPNPRKLRPWDGPFLCTSCQDKKEAMEGKKASGRHSSGSDDD; this is translated from the exons aTGTCTGGTGGTACGAAGGGCGAACACCACCAAACGGTTCCCCTATCGGTGTTGTTGAAGCGCGAATTGGCGAGCGAGAAGATCGAGAAGCCAGAGATTGTTTCAGGCCAAGCAGGGCAGAGCAAGAAAGGGGAGGATTTCACCCTCATCAAAACTGAATGCCAGAGGGTGGTGGGGGATGGGGTCTCCACGTTTTCTGTTTTTGGG CTATTTGATGGACACAATGGAACTGCTGCTGCTATTTATTCTAAGGAGAATCTTCTAAATAATGTTTTAAGTGCGGTTCCTCCTGATCTTAACAGAGATGAGTGGGTAGCAGCATTGCCTAGGGCATTGGTTGCAGGCTTTGTAAAAACTGACAAAGATTTTCAGGACAAAG GACAAAAATCTGGAACCACTGTAACGTTTGTGATTATAGAAGGATGGGTTGTAACTGTTGCATCAGTTGGTGATTCACGTTGCGTGCTTGAATCTGGTGAAGGTGGGCTTTATTATTTGTCAGCAGATCATAGGCTAGAAACAAATGAAGAGGA GAGGGTCCGAATCACCTCTAGTGGGGGTGAGGTTGGTCGGCTAAACACCGGGGGAGGCACAGAG GTTGGGCCTTTAAGATGTTGGCCTGGTGGCTTGTGTCTTTCACGGTCAATTGGTGATATGGATATTGGTGAATTTATTGTCCCAGTGCCGTATGTAAAGCAAGTGAAG TTGTCCACCGCTGGAGGCAGGCTAGTTATCTGCAGTGATGGGGTCTGGGATTCTCTATCTGCAGAAGCAGTCTTGGATTCTTGTCGTGGCATGTCAGCGGAGACAGCAGCATCACATATTGTTAAA GACGCTGTAGAAGCAAAAGGACTTAGAGATGATACAACCTGCATCGTTGTTGATATATTACCgcatgagaagccacctgctccTGCACCACATCGAAAGAAGAAAGGAATAATGAAGTCCATGTTTCGTAAAAAGTCATCTGAGTCATCTTCTTATAACGAGAAAGACTACTTGGAGCCAGATGTGGTAGAGGAATTGTACGAAGAAGGATCTGCTATGCTTTCCGAGAG GTTAGATACAAAATATCCTCTCTGCAACATGTTCAAGTTGTTTATGTGTGCAGTGTGTCAAGTAGAGATAAAACCAGGGGAGGGTGTTTCAATATTTGAGGGTGCGCCCAACCCTCGTAAACTGCGTCCATGGGATGGACCTTTCCTCTGTACAAGTTGTCAAGATAAGAAAGAAGCCATGGAAGGGAAAAAAGCATCAG GTAGACATAGCAGTGGAAGTGATGATGATTAA
- the LOC107605681 gene encoding origin of replication complex subunit 2 isoform X2 produces the protein MNMDEIMDEEEEEFEFSRNYFLAKEHGSSSAKKSTNKLTDINLVDEQELREASLHIQPKHEKEIACLMDSYKNMYPEWVLALRSGFSLLMYGFGSKKVLLEDFASTALTEYSVVVINGYLQTINLKQVLITLAELLHGQVKAKRKASSRDLPKSQQPSISQSIEDLLTFLDEAEIEEDGYVICVIIHNIDGPGLRDFETQQYLARLAACTHICIVASIDHVNAPLYWDKNMAHTQFNWCWYHVPTFAPYKVEGMFYPLILAHGGANQNVKTATIVLQSLTPNAQSVFKVLAEHQLSHPEEGDDLYSVCRERFLVSSQVTLNSHLTEFKDHELVKIKRDSDGQDCLHIPLAAEALQKVLLEIS, from the exons ATGAACATGGATGAAATTATggatgaggaagaagaggaattcgaGTTCTCCAGAAATTATTTCCTTGCTAAGGAACACGGCAGCTCCTCCGCTAAGAAATCTACTAACAAGCTCACTGACATCAACCTTGTTGATGAACAG GAACTGAGGGAAGCTTCATTGCACATTCAACCAAAGCATGAAAAAGAGATTGCATGCTTAATGGATTCCTACAAAAACATGTACCCTGAATGGGTTCTTGCTTTAAG ATCTGGTTTTTCCCTTCTGATGTATggatttggatctaagaaggtgTTGCTTGAAGATTTTGCTTCAACAGCTCTGACAGAATATTCTGTAGTTGTAATAAACGGTTACCTTCAGACCATTAACTTAAAACAG GTTTTGATAACTTTAGCGGAATTGCTGCATGGTCAAGTGAAAGCTAAACGAAAAGCTTCCTCTCGGGACTTGCCCAAGAGCCAGCAGCCATCCATTTCTCAATCCATTGAAGATCTTCTTACATTTTTGGATGAAGCTGAAATAGAAGAAGATGGTTATGTTATTTGTGTTATAATTCACAATATTGATGGACCTGGATTAAGGGACTTTGAAACTCAACAGTATCTCGCTCGATTAGCTGCATGTACCCATATTTGCATTGTTGCATCGATTGATCATGTGAATGCGCCCTTAT ATTGGGACAAGAACATGGCTCACACACAGTTCAACTGGTGCTGGTATCATGTTCCTACATTCGCCCCTTATAAGGTTGAAGGAATGTTTTATCCTCTGATTCTGGCACACGGTGGTGCAAACCAAAATGTCAAAACAGCTACCATAGTTTTGCAAAGTTTGACACCAAATGCCCAGAGTGTATTCAAAGTTCTGGCTGAGCATCAACTCTCTCACCCTGAAGAAGGCGA TGATCTCTACTCGGTTTGTCGAGAACGTTTCCTGGTTAGCAGCCAGGTTACATTGAACTCTCATTTGACTGAGTTTAAGGACCATGAGCTTGTCAAGATTAAGAGGGATTCTGATGGTCAAGATTGCTTGCACATCCCTTTGGCAGCAGAAGCACTTCAGAAAGTGCTGCTTGAGATCAGTTAG
- the LOC107605681 gene encoding origin of replication complex subunit 2 isoform X1, with protein sequence MNMDEIMDEEEEEFEFSRNYFLAKEHGSSSAKKSTNKLTDINLVDEQELREASLHIQPKHEKEIACLMDSYKNMYPEWVLALRSGFSLLMYGFGSKKVLLEDFASTALTEYSVVVINGYLQTINLKQVLITLAELLHGQVKAKRKASSRDLPKSQQPSISQSIEDLLTFLDEAEIEEDGYVICVIIHNIDGPGLRDFETQQYLARLAACTHICIVASIDHVNAPLYWDKNMAHTQFNWCWYHVPTFAPYKVEGMFYPLILAHGGANQNVKTATIVLQSLTPNAQSVFKVLAEHQLSHPEEGMMVVQVISTRFVENVSWLAARLH encoded by the exons ATGAACATGGATGAAATTATggatgaggaagaagaggaattcgaGTTCTCCAGAAATTATTTCCTTGCTAAGGAACACGGCAGCTCCTCCGCTAAGAAATCTACTAACAAGCTCACTGACATCAACCTTGTTGATGAACAG GAACTGAGGGAAGCTTCATTGCACATTCAACCAAAGCATGAAAAAGAGATTGCATGCTTAATGGATTCCTACAAAAACATGTACCCTGAATGGGTTCTTGCTTTAAG ATCTGGTTTTTCCCTTCTGATGTATggatttggatctaagaaggtgTTGCTTGAAGATTTTGCTTCAACAGCTCTGACAGAATATTCTGTAGTTGTAATAAACGGTTACCTTCAGACCATTAACTTAAAACAG GTTTTGATAACTTTAGCGGAATTGCTGCATGGTCAAGTGAAAGCTAAACGAAAAGCTTCCTCTCGGGACTTGCCCAAGAGCCAGCAGCCATCCATTTCTCAATCCATTGAAGATCTTCTTACATTTTTGGATGAAGCTGAAATAGAAGAAGATGGTTATGTTATTTGTGTTATAATTCACAATATTGATGGACCTGGATTAAGGGACTTTGAAACTCAACAGTATCTCGCTCGATTAGCTGCATGTACCCATATTTGCATTGTTGCATCGATTGATCATGTGAATGCGCCCTTAT ATTGGGACAAGAACATGGCTCACACACAGTTCAACTGGTGCTGGTATCATGTTCCTACATTCGCCCCTTATAAGGTTGAAGGAATGTTTTATCCTCTGATTCTGGCACACGGTGGTGCAAACCAAAATGTCAAAACAGCTACCATAGTTTTGCAAAGTTTGACACCAAATGCCCAGAGTGTATTCAAAGTTCTGGCTGAGCATCAACTCTCTCACCCTGAAGAAGG AATGATGGTTGTACAAGTGATCTCTACTCGGTTTGTCGAGAACGTTTCCTGGTTAGCAGCCAGGTTACATTGA